From the Lathyrus oleraceus cultivar Zhongwan6 chromosome 4, CAAS_Psat_ZW6_1.0, whole genome shotgun sequence genome, one window contains:
- the LOC127138529 gene encoding flavonoid 3-O-glucosyltransferase, with protein sequence MSNLKGETNVEKPLHVAVLTFPFGTHAAPLLSLVTKIAEEAPNVTFSFFSTEKSNATLFSSSNEFLLPNIKHYNVHDGLPEGYVPSGHPAEPVFLFIKAMQESFKSGIDEAVKETGKKITCLVTDGFYWFGADLAHEMNIKWVPFWTAGPHALLTHFYTDLIREKLGTNKVDDVKTANFVPGFPELEASDLPEGIIDDINGPFSILIHKAGIELPRATAITINSFSSIQPIVENELNSKFKLLLNVGPFILTTPQRTISDEHGCLSWLNKHEKYSVVYISFGSSIIPPPHELAALAESLEECGFPFLWAFRGNPEEQFPKGFIERTRTRGKIVAWAPQVEILKHSSVGVCLTHSGWNTVLDCIVGCVPMISKPFFGDQKMNGRMIESVWEIGVTVDNGLLTKESIMKALEVTMSSEKGTIMRQKIMKLKECALEAVGENGSSTKNLKALIQIVTS encoded by the exons ATGTCGAACTTGAAAGGTGAAACCAACGTTGAAAAGCCACTGCATGTTGCTGTTTTAACATTCCCATTTGGCACACACGCAGCCCCACTTCTTAGCCTTGTGACAAAAATTGCAGAAGAAGCTCCCAATGTCACTTTTTCATTCTTCAGCACAGAGAAATCAAATGCAACCCTATTTTCTAGTTCAAATGAGTTTCTTCTTCCTAACATAAAACACTATAATGTTCATGATGGGTTACCGGAAGGTTATGTGCCTTCCGGCCATCCAGCTGAACCGGTTTTTCTCTTCATTAAGGCAATGCAAGAGAGTTTTAAAAGTGGTATAGATGAAGCTGTGAAAGAGACAGGGAAGAAGATTACCTGTTTGGTTACGGATGGTTTTTATTGGTTTGGTGCTGATCTTGCTCATGAGATGAATATCAAATGGGTTCCTTTTTGGACTGCTGGACCTCACGCCCTTCTTACCCATTTCTACACAGATCTTATCAGAGAAAAATTGGGAACCAACAAAG TGGATGATGTCAAAACTGCCAATTTTGTACCTGGCTTTCCTGAGCTAGAGGCTTCTGATTTGCCTGAAGGGATAATAGATGATATTAATGGACCATTTTCAATATTGATACACAAAGCGGGAATAGAGTTACCTCGAGCAACTGCGATTACAATAAACTCATTTTCTTCCATACAGCCTATTGTTGAGAATGAGTTGAATTCCAAGTTCAAATTGTTACTTAATGTTGGTCCTTTTATCTTGACAACACCACAACGTACGATTTCCGATGAACATGGTTGTTTATCATGGTTGAATAAACACGAGAAATACTCAGTAGTGTATATAAGCTTTGGAAGCTCGATAATACCCCCGCCTCACGAACTCGCTGCATTGGCGGAGTCTTTAGAAGAATGTGGATTTCCGTTTCTTTGGGCCTTTAGGGGCAATCCAGAGGAACAGTTTCCAAAGGGGTTTATAGAAAGGACAAGAACAAGAGGAAAAATTGTTGCATGGGCTCCTCAAGTGGAAATCCTTAAACATTCATCGGTTGGTGTTTGTTTGACGCATTCTGGTTGGAATACAGTGTTGGATTGTATTGTTGGTTGTGTACCAATGATTAGTAAACCGTTTTTTGGAGATCAGAAGATGAATGGAAGAATGATAGAAAGTGTTTGGGAGATTGGTGTCACCGTTGATAATGGACTTTTGACTAAAGAATCGATCATGAAAGCTTTGGAAGTCACCATGTCAAGTGAGAAAGGGACGATTATGCGGCAGAAGATAATGAAACTTAAAGAGTGTGCATTGGAAGCTGTTGGAGAAAATGGTTCCTCTACAAAGAATCTCAAGGCTTTGATACAAATTGTCACTAGTTAA
- the LOC127135110 gene encoding flavonoid 3-O-glucosyltransferase, producing MFTLSRLKNWMSAPKGGPNDNNDEKHVAVLAFPFGTHAPPLLSLVRRIAAEAPVVSFSFFSTKKSNEALFSGSGNQDEFVPNITYYNVHDGLPEGFVQSGSPAEAIHFFIQAMPENFKNAMDVAVKESGKNITCLVTDAFFWFGADFAEKMHAKWVPLWTAGAHSLLIHVFTDLIREKLGDNKGADNGKSVDFLPGFPELEVSDLPEGVIDDINGPFATMLHKMGQALSLATAVPINSFASIHTVIESKLEVKCKLLLNVGPFILTTPQRMMYDEHSCLAWLNKHENYSVVYISFGSSIVPPPHELAALAESLEEGGYPFIWAFRGNPEEKLPNGFAERTKTLGKIVAWAPQIEILKHSSVGVCFTHSGWNSVLDCIVGGVPMISRPFFGDQRLNARMLESVWHIGVGLENGVLTKESTMKALELIMSSETGKIMRQKVEQFKEAALQAVERNGSSANNFNTLIEIVTS from the exons ATGTTTACGCTTTCGCGTTTGAAAAACTGGATGTCCGCTCCGAAAGGAGGACCGAACGATAACAATGATGAAAAACATGTTGCGGTTTTGGCGTTCCCGTTTGGAACACATGCACCTCCACTTCTTAGCCTTGTTAGAAGAATTGCAGCAGAAGCTCCTGTAGTTTCATTTTCATTCTTCAGCACGAAAAAATCAAATGAGGCGTTGTTTTCTGGTTCGGGTAATCAAGACGAGTTTGTTCCTAACATAACTTATTATAATGTGCACGATGGGTTACCGGAGGGTTTTGTGCAATCAGGATCTCCGGCGGAAGCTATTCATTTTTTCATTCAAGCAATGCCGGAGAATTTTAAGAATGCTATGGATGTGGCTGTGAAGGAGTCGGGGAAGAACATTACTTGTTTGGTTACTGATGCTTTTTTTTGGTTTGGCGCGGATTTTGCGGAGAAAATGCATGCGAAATGGGTTCCTCTTTGGACTGCTGGAGCTCACTCTCTCCTCATCCATGTCTTTACAGATCTTATCAGAGAAAAATTAGGAGACAATAAAG GAGCCGATAATGGCAAAAGTGTCGATTTCCTTCCTGGTTTTCCGGAGCTAGAGGTTTCCGATTTGCCTGAAGGGGTAATAGATGATATTAATGGACCGTTTGCAACAATGTTACACAAAATGGGACAAGCGTTATCGCTAGCAACTGCAGTTCCCATAAACTCATTTGCTTCGATACACACCGTTATTGAGAGTAAGTTGGAGGTCAAGTGCAAATTGCTACTAAATGTTGGTCCATTCATCTTGACGACACCACAACGTATGATGTACGATGAACACAGTTGTTTAGCATGGTTGAACAAACACGAGAATTACTCAGTTGTGTATATAAGCTTTGGAAGTTCGATAGTACCCCCACCTCACGAGCTCGCTGCATTGGCGGAGTCTTTAGAAGAAGGTGGATATCCATTTATTTGGGCCTTTAGGGGAAATCCAGAGGAAAAATTGCCAAACGGATTCGCAGAAAGAACAAAAACGTTAGGAAAAATCGTCGCATGGGCTCCTCAAATAGAGATCCTTAAACACTCATCAGTCGGTGTGTGTTTCACGCATTCTGGTTGGAATTCGGTGTTGGATTGTATTGTTGGTGGTGTACCGATGATTAGTAGACCGTTTTTCGGAGATCAAAGATTGAATGCAAGAATGCTAGAAAGTGTTTGGCACATTGGTGTAGGTCTTGAAAATGGTGTTTTGACAAAAGAATCAACTATGAAAGCTTTGGAGTTGATTATGTCAAGTGAGACAGGGAAGATAATGAGACAGAAAGTTGAGCAATTTAAAGAAGCTGCATTGCAAGCTGTTGAAAGAAATGGTAGTTCTGCAAATAATTTCAATACTTTGATAGAAATTGTCACTAGTTAA